The following coding sequences lie in one Populus trichocarpa isolate Nisqually-1 chromosome 14, P.trichocarpa_v4.1, whole genome shotgun sequence genomic window:
- the LOC7463369 gene encoding uncharacterized protein LOC7463369 yields MNPKSNPFSAAGSGLIRGGLGAYGEKIFGSGSEYVQSNISKCFSYPQYYFQVNDHYVRNKLKIVLLPFLNRGHWTRITEPVGGRLSYKPPINDINAPDLYIPCMAFATYLVLSGISLGLSGKFTPEALNWQFVKGMIGWFSEVMLLKVSILSLGGGEAPLLDMVAYAGYTFTGMCVAVLGRITLGYTYYLIILWTCLCMGIFLIKTMKRTLLSEVRSYDSSKHQYLLLCTALTQFPLMFCLSNTSGT; encoded by the exons ATGAATCCCAAATCCAATCCATTTTCTGCAGCTGGTTCAGGGCTCATTCGAGGGGGATTGGGTGCTTATGGAGAGAAAATTTTTGGGTCAGGCTCTGAGTATGTACAAAGCAAT ATAAGCAAGTGCTTCTCTTACCCTCAATATTACTTCCAAGTGAATGACCATTATGTCAGGAATAAATTGAAGAttgttcttcttccttttctaaaCAGG GGCCACTGGACAAGAATAACTGAGCCAGTTGGAGGCAGGCTTTCCTATAAACCTCCAATTAATGACATAAATGCTCCAGATTTATACATTCCTTGCATGGCATTTGCTACCTACTTGGTTCTTTCTGGCATCTCATTGGGCCTTTCTGGGAA GTTTACACCAGAGGCCTTAAATTGGCAGTTTGTTAAAGGAATGATAGGCTGGTTTTCCGAAGTGATGCTGCTGAAAGTTTCAATTCTTTCACTGGGAGGTGGGGAGGCACCTCTGTTGGACATGGTAGCATATGCTGGGTATACATTCACAGGGATGTGTGTTGCTGTGCTGGGGAGGATCACTTTGGGCTATACATACTATCTGATAATTTTGTGGACATGTCTTTGCATGGGTATATTTTTGATCAAGACTATGAAGCGAACTCTATTGTCTGAGGTTAGGAGTTATGACTCAAGCAAGCATCAGTACCTCTTGCTCTGCACTGCTTTGACCCAGTTCCCATTGATGTTTTGCCTCAGCAACACTTCAGGAACTTAG